The following coding sequences lie in one Haematobia irritans isolate KBUSLIRL chromosome 3, ASM5000362v1, whole genome shotgun sequence genomic window:
- the LOC142230831 gene encoding uncharacterized protein LOC142230831 has translation MNIISDMMMYQRINKDPTTSLQRKNNELVEELDRNNMISPAEKKRLKMDVATAPRIYGLPKTHKDGYPLRPICSSIDSPSSNLCKYIGNLLKILTQDSKYNIKDSLQFKNKIKNLTIKEDEKLVSFDVVSLFPSVPVDLALKIIESRWQELEGHTRLTKNIFMKILKFCIVENRYFTYEDKTYKQKRGLPMGSSASHIVADIVMEHLLDNCMENLTTKPKILTKYVDDIFAVVREGAIHEILTTLNGFHNSIKFTVEIEKNGRIPYLDTLVIRKENYKLGLDWYQKPTASGRIMNYFSQHPKRIVINTAKNLINRVLNVSDKEYHSKNKSIIRDILHNNNFPKYLINDLISQFKPEGKKQNENKNEETIYKSLVYVNKLSERITNSEIFDKGQYTLAHKSNNTLKKLFSNMKTKIPTMEKHNTIYEIPCGGNNKEKCEKVYVGTSKNKLKTRISGHKSDIKLRTNSNTTKTALADHCARNNHTPNFDDVRILERENNYSKRFTLETLHINNVPASKRMNFKVDTEIIAHCYRHLLRKRKQQIHGSDHRAIVKTTQCNTDS, from the coding sequence ATGAATATTATAAGCGACATGATGATGTATCAAAGAATCAACAAGGATCCAACGACATCgttgcaaagaaaaaataacgaATTAGTGGAGGAACTGGACAGAAACAACATGATTTCGCCTGCAGAGAAAAAGCGACTAAAAATGGACGTAGCTACAGCACCAAGGATTTATGGCTTGCCAAAAACACATAAAGATGGTTATCCATTACGACCAATTTGCTCATCTATAGATTCACCTTCGAGCAATCTCTGCAAGTACATTGGAaaccttttaaaaattttaacacaggACTCGAAGTACAATATAAAGGACTCCCtgcaatttaaaaataagatCAAGAACCTGACTATCAAGGAGGATGAAAAATTAGTATCTTTTGACGTTGTGTCCCTATTCCCAAGTGTACCGGTTGACTTAGCTTTAAAAATCATCGAAAGTAGATGGCAAGAATTGGAGGGCCATACTAGACTTACAAagaatatatttatgaaaattttaaaattctgcaTAGTGGAGAATAGATACTTTACGTATGAAGACAAAACATATAAACAAAAGAGAGGACTGCCGATGGGATCATCTGCTTCACATATTGTAGCTGATATAGTTATGGAACATTTACTGGACAACTGCATGGAAAACTtgacaacaaaaccaaaaatcttgacgaaatatGTGGACGATATATTTGCTGTGGTTCGGGAAGGTGCAATACATGAGATCTTGACAACATTAAATGGCTTCCATAATAGCATAAAATTCACGGTAGAAATAGAGAAAAACGGCAGAATTCCATACTTAGACACGCTGGTTATCAGGaaggaaaattataaacttggtTTAGATTGGTACCAAAAACCAACAGCATCGGGGAgaataatgaattatttttcacaaCACCCAAAAAGGATAGTGATTAACACAGCAAAAAATCTTATAAACAGGGTGTTAAACGTAAGTGACAAAGAATAtcattctaaaaataaatccatTATTAGAGATATTCTAcacaacaataattttccaaaatatttaattaatgacTTAATATCACAATTTAAACCGGAGgggaaaaaacaaaacgaaaataaaaacgagGAAACAATATACAAGTCACTAGTATATgtcaacaaattatcagaacGAATTACAAACTCTGAAATCTTTGATAAAGGACAATACACTTTAGCACACAAGTCAAACAatactctcaaaaaattattttccaacatgAAAACCAAGATCCCCACTATGGAAAAACATAATACGATTTATGAAATACCGtgcggtggaaataataaagaaaaatgtgaaaaagtttATGTAGGAACatccaaaaacaaattaaaaacaagaatttCAGGACATAAATCGGATATTAAATTACGCACCAACTCGAATACCACAAAAACGGCACTAGCAGACCACTGTGCGAGAAACAATCATACCCCAAACTTTGACGACGTAAGAATATTAGAAAGAGAGAATAATTACAGCAAAAGGTTTACACTAGAAACACTTCACATAAACAATGTACCTGCAAGTAAACGAATGAACTTCAAAGTTGATACAGAAATCATCGCTCACTGTTACAGGCATTTGCTTCggaaaaggaaacaacaaatacatggtagTGATCATCGTGCAATAGTAAAAACAACTCAGTGCAATACAGACAGCTGA